The nucleotide sequence CATCAGTCCGGAGATCATGTCCGCATCCGGGTCAGCCGGGTCAGAACTGCTGCTCCCGCCCGCTACGATCAGAAGACCCGTATCCTGAAGAATGACATCCGGCACATAGACATTGATGTCATGCACCCAATGCGTCTCGTCCAGTTCCGAAGCAACTCGCCACTGGCCGGAGATCATCTTCATACGGGCAATCCGGTAGCCGTCTTCCTGGATCTCCTCCTCAATCCACCACTGGAAATCCGGATCGGGAGCATAGACGAAGTCATCGAGAGCCGTGGCTCCGGCCAAAGAGGAAAGAATCCACAAGAGGACAATCCCGCAGCGAAGCATTTCCCCCTCCTACTTGATCAGGAGCATACGGTGACTCTGCACTTCCCCATCCACCTGAAGACGCGCCAGATAAACGCCGCTCGTTTGCAGGCGCCCCGCATCATCGCAGCCGTTCCAAGGGACCTCATGCGCACCCTTTGCGAATTCGCCGCTGGCAAGACTCGCAACCTTGCGTCCCGAAATGTCGTAGACGGCCAATTCTCCCGGCCCTGCCGACTGCAGTTCAAAGCGAATCGTGGTCTTGGGGTTGAAGGGGTTCGGCCAGTTCCCGCGCAGGGCAAAGAGCCCGGGAACATCTTCGGCAGCGGTCGCTGAACTCTCGAAGACAAAGGCCAGTTCGTCAATGGACATGTGACTTCCATGATCGTAGAGGTCGGTGAAGGCAAAGTCATTGAAGTCGAAGCCGGAGGAGTTGTAAGTCAGGCCAAAGGAGGCATGGCCCCATCGATAGTCTCCCCCCTGAGCCGGTCCCGCGGGAGCTTCTGCAGGCAGGAAGGGGAAACTGACTTCCCCGACATCTCCGGGAATCCAGAACTCCCAATAGATCTCCTCCTCCGTGTTATCCATGATTCTCGCAATGTGCATGTCCACAGGAGGAGAGCCATTGGAAGCATTCTCCACGTCGTTCCAGGCCACCTGTCCGGGAATGCTCGAAAGATCCAGCGAGGAGAAGAAATCACCCATGTTCACCGTGTAGTCGCGCGGGTGATCTTCCCGGTCCACGAGAACCAGCACCTCATCGGTTCCTTCCACCGACACGGCAACCAGAGGGTGGTATCCCATGCCGGAGAACTCACCGCTGGCAGCTGTCGTAGTGAGCGAGGCAGTCCCCCCGCATCCTCCCGAACCGGCGGCACAGGTCATCATGTCCAGACCCAGGGGAACCAGGCGTCCGCTGCCATTGAGCCCATCCAGATCGCCCGCAGAGATGCAAAAGGCCTGGGAACCTTCCGGGAGATTGTCGAGATTGATATGGGCCGTGGTGTTCAGGTCCGGTCCCACACTGAGGTCTGCAGAAGAAGTGTTGCCCGTGACCGTCACATCCAGAATGTCGATCTCGCGCCAGTTGAGGTTGCTGATGATGTCCTGAATCTCGCCGCCGTCCAGAAGGATCCCGATGTCGATGCGGCCGGACATTGCTCCGAGGG is from Candidatus Krumholzibacteriia bacterium and encodes:
- a CDS encoding T9SS type A sorting domain-containing protein, coding for MSQVFCLISLFFLLSLPANSADRTDPAGGTGGGPILGELQVTVVDALSGDPVPSAFVMFGSGPGIPLPNNYGTTDAAGEIVFTDPVLSGPLTVTAGMAGYRFVSLLSLDAAELVIPIAPVAIAQETFQVGDNVSGIDVDNGTWNFGDGYLDLAFVLTTLSLEGLMNFDIDNLMGPMETIEVIGNTFEIPSNIYIPSQYEIFIEIVKDHYYLYLPEGQYTLGAMSGRIDIGILLDGGEIQDIISNLNWREIDILDVTVTGNTSSADLSVGPDLNTTAHINLDNLPEGSQAFCISAGDLDGLNGSGRLVPLGLDMMTCAAGSGGCGGTASLTTTAASGEFSGMGYHPLVAVSVEGTDEVLVLVDREDHPRDYTVNMGDFFSSLDLSSIPGQVAWNDVENASNGSPPVDMHIARIMDNTEEEIYWEFWIPGDVGEVSFPFLPAEAPAGPAQGGDYRWGHASFGLTYNSSGFDFNDFAFTDLYDHGSHMSIDELAFVFESSATAAEDVPGLFALRGNWPNPFNPKTTIRFELQSAGPGELAVYDISGRKVASLASGEFAKGAHEVPWNGCDDAGRLQTSGVYLARLQVDGEVQSHRMLLIK